The following coding sequences lie in one Steroidobacter denitrificans genomic window:
- the hemA gene encoding glutamyl-tRNA reductase → MPLVVIGINHRTAPVEIREKVVFAGEELPEALQELTTVPGVRESLIVSTCNRTELYCVTDVDTSILVNWLAGWHELSALHLETGGALYRLRGTAALQHLFSVACGLDSLVLGESQILGQLKDAYRTALSQGVTGPYLNRAMQTAFAVAKRVRTQTRIGANAVSVASAAVSLARTMFERFSDHTALLVGAGETITLVARHLHANGLRRLIVANRSQERAQSLAAEFNGSAIDLDALAAHLPEADIVVSSTASPTPLITLEAVKAAVRARRRKPIFMVDIAVPRDIDSAIAELQDVYLFTIDDLQNVVNENLESRRAAAKDASQMLAAETAQFELQLKTLHAVPAIRQLRDEADMIRDQTAAQARRMLAAGRDPREVLEFLGATLTNRLLHGPIQRLRDAAERGEEHLLETTRALLAADPSE, encoded by the coding sequence ATGCCACTCGTCGTCATCGGAATAAACCACCGCACCGCCCCCGTCGAGATCCGCGAAAAAGTAGTCTTTGCGGGCGAGGAACTGCCGGAAGCTTTGCAAGAGCTGACCACGGTTCCCGGCGTGCGTGAGTCGCTGATCGTCTCCACCTGCAATCGCACCGAGCTGTATTGCGTCACCGACGTCGACACCAGCATCCTGGTGAACTGGCTGGCCGGCTGGCACGAACTCAGCGCGCTGCACCTGGAAACCGGCGGCGCCCTGTACCGGCTGCGCGGCACCGCCGCCCTGCAGCACCTGTTTTCGGTGGCCTGCGGCCTGGACTCCCTGGTGCTGGGTGAATCCCAGATCCTGGGCCAGCTCAAGGACGCCTACCGTACCGCCCTGAGCCAGGGAGTGACCGGTCCCTACCTGAATCGGGCCATGCAGACCGCCTTTGCGGTCGCCAAGCGGGTACGGACCCAGACCCGTATCGGCGCGAACGCCGTCTCGGTGGCTTCCGCCGCCGTGTCGTTGGCGCGAACCATGTTCGAGCGTTTTTCCGATCACACCGCGCTGCTGGTCGGCGCCGGCGAAACCATCACACTGGTGGCTCGGCATCTGCACGCCAACGGCCTGCGCCGCCTGATCGTTGCGAACCGCAGCCAGGAGCGCGCCCAATCACTGGCCGCCGAGTTCAACGGCTCGGCCATCGACCTCGATGCCCTCGCCGCCCACCTGCCCGAAGCTGATATCGTAGTCAGCTCGACCGCCAGCCCGACTCCCCTCATCACGCTGGAAGCCGTCAAGGCGGCCGTGCGCGCGCGCCGGCGCAAACCTATTTTCATGGTCGATATCGCCGTGCCACGCGACATCGACTCCGCCATCGCCGAACTCCAGGACGTCTACTTGTTCACAATCGACGATCTTCAAAATGTGGTGAATGAGAATCTTGAATCGCGCCGTGCCGCGGCCAAGGATGCCAGCCAGATGCTGGCCGCAGAAACCGCACAATTCGAACTGCAACTGAAAACATTGCATGCCGTGCCGGCCATCCGCCAGCTGCGGGATGAAGCGGACATGATTCGCGATCAGACCGCCGCCCAGGCGCGACGCATGCTGGCCGCCGGACGCGACCCGCGGGAAGTCCTGGAATTTTTGGGTGCGACACTGACGAATCGCCTGTTGCACGGTCCCATCCAACGCCTGCGCGATGCTGCCGAGCGTGGCGAAGAGCATCTGCTCGAAACCACGCGCGCACTGCTCGCCGCCGACCCCAGCGAATGA
- a CDS encoding tetratricopeptide repeat protein, giving the protein MLPADPDALVLGAEVALQRGRYLDASRAYVRAALASEDETVAEQAARLAYEHEQWTQVLAAADRWLALNPTNEEAQRFAAFAALHLYRIDTAEEHLGILLNTAFISPQAGFLALLPQLVEEASPSAATAVLQRLVPRFDDMTEAHYALAQAAIRSDNYALARVHARRARELGAYWAPAGLLLARVQMLQGETDAALATARTVIAQEDLDVYRLEYALMLLQAGEETEGRRQLLALSDSETAGAMVERALADIDFQLGNRSAAARRFGHLVSTGRFVYESLFYLGALAEQQDNPEDALQFYERVTGGDMAMASQARAARLKAQREGLEAGLVHLREFAATRPQYRIDTLVAQASLRGSNADSAGALALLDTALQDYPDSIELRFARVFQLEKTDKVAESVAALRKIVADRPGDPTAENALGYTLVDRTRAYQEGFGLIERALAQAPDNGAVLDSMGWALHRLGRHVEALKYLEQARGRIDDPELDLHLGAVLLALDRKAEAREVWRQASERYPDNAELKRQLQKLE; this is encoded by the coding sequence ATGCTTCCGGCCGATCCGGACGCGCTGGTGCTGGGGGCCGAGGTGGCCTTGCAGCGTGGCCGGTATCTGGATGCCAGCCGCGCCTACGTGCGAGCGGCACTGGCGAGCGAGGATGAGACTGTCGCGGAGCAGGCAGCTCGCCTTGCGTATGAGCATGAACAATGGACGCAGGTTCTGGCAGCAGCGGATCGCTGGCTGGCGCTGAACCCGACCAACGAGGAAGCGCAGCGCTTTGCGGCCTTCGCGGCCTTGCACCTGTACCGGATCGATACCGCCGAGGAGCATCTGGGCATATTGCTGAACACGGCATTCATCAGTCCGCAGGCGGGTTTTCTGGCGCTGCTGCCGCAACTCGTCGAGGAAGCCTCACCGTCGGCAGCCACGGCCGTGTTGCAGAGGTTGGTGCCTCGTTTCGATGACATGACCGAGGCGCACTATGCGCTGGCGCAGGCGGCGATACGGTCCGATAACTACGCGCTGGCGCGGGTGCATGCCCGCCGGGCGCGTGAACTGGGGGCCTACTGGGCGCCGGCCGGCTTGTTGCTGGCGCGGGTGCAGATGCTGCAGGGCGAGACGGATGCAGCGCTCGCCACGGCACGGACCGTGATCGCGCAGGAGGATCTGGATGTCTATCGCCTGGAGTATGCACTGATGTTGCTGCAGGCCGGTGAGGAGACGGAGGGCCGCAGGCAGCTGCTCGCCCTGAGTGACAGCGAGACGGCGGGAGCGATGGTGGAGCGCGCCCTGGCCGATATCGATTTCCAGCTCGGCAATCGCAGCGCGGCCGCCAGGCGTTTCGGCCATCTGGTCTCGACCGGCCGTTTCGTCTACGAATCGTTGTTTTATTTGGGTGCGCTCGCCGAGCAGCAGGACAATCCGGAGGATGCCCTGCAGTTCTATGAGCGCGTCACCGGCGGGGATATGGCGATGGCCTCGCAAGCGCGTGCCGCGCGCCTCAAGGCGCAGCGGGAGGGGCTGGAAGCCGGTTTGGTGCATTTGCGGGAGTTTGCCGCGACCCGGCCGCAGTATCGTATCGATACCCTCGTGGCGCAGGCATCTCTCAGGGGGAGCAATGCCGATTCTGCCGGCGCGCTGGCGTTGTTGGATACGGCTCTGCAGGACTATCCGGATTCGATCGAGCTGCGCTTTGCCCGGGTATTCCAACTGGAGAAAACCGACAAGGTGGCCGAATCGGTGGCCGCGCTCAGGAAGATCGTGGCGGACCGGCCGGGCGATCCGACAGCCGAAAATGCGCTGGGCTATACGCTCGTGGATCGCACCCGGGCGTACCAGGAGGGTTTCGGCCTGATCGAGCGCGCGCTGGCCCAGGCGCCCGACAATGGCGCGGTGCTGGACAGCATGGGGTGGGCCCTGCATCGCCTCGGGCGTCATGTAGAGGCGCTGAAATATCTGGAGCAGGCCAGAGGCCGTATCGATGATCCGGAACTCGATCTGCACCTGGGTGCAGTGCTGCTGGCGCTGGACCGCAAGGCGGAGGCGCGCGAAGTGTGGCGCCAGGCGAGCGAGCGATATCCCGACAACGCCGAGCTGAAGCGGCAGCTGCAAAAGCTTGAATAG
- the lolB gene encoding lipoprotein insertase outer membrane protein LolB has protein sequence MALLLLVMTGCAGVPRSAPSLPVDLASLDRWQAHGRLGVSGTQRGGSGSFDWQQQGRRAEVRIRGPLGLGSVHMQLLGDAARPKLRLETGDGRVLHSQAAWDELEARLGEDVPAGNLRYWLLGLAAPGEYRWHDDERTGDVVLEQDGWRIDYQRYSTEAGARVPVKMRASNGQAQVRIVVDQWRLGQ, from the coding sequence ATGGCCCTGCTGCTGCTCGTGATGACGGGTTGCGCGGGTGTGCCGCGCTCTGCGCCATCCCTGCCGGTGGATCTTGCAAGTCTGGATCGATGGCAGGCCCACGGCAGGCTGGGTGTCTCCGGGACGCAGCGAGGCGGTTCCGGCTCGTTCGACTGGCAGCAGCAGGGTCGGCGTGCCGAGGTCCGTATTCGCGGACCTTTGGGATTGGGCAGTGTGCATATGCAATTGCTTGGGGATGCCGCGCGGCCAAAGCTGCGGCTGGAAACCGGCGATGGCCGGGTGCTCCATTCACAGGCTGCCTGGGATGAGTTGGAAGCGCGTCTGGGCGAGGATGTGCCGGCCGGCAACCTGCGCTACTGGTTGCTGGGCCTGGCGGCGCCTGGAGAATATCGCTGGCATGATGATGAACGCACGGGCGATGTGGTTCTGGAGCAGGATGGCTGGCGTATCGATTATCAGCGCTATTCGACCGAGGCCGGTGCCCGGGTGCCGGTAAAGATGCGTGCTTCCAACGGTCAGGCACAAGTGCGCATCGTCGTGGATCAGTGGCGGTTGGGACAATGA
- the ispE gene encoding 4-(cytidine 5'-diphospho)-2-C-methyl-D-erythritol kinase: protein MNRGAALGPDSPWLAPAKLNLCLHILGRRADGYHLLQSAIQFIDLCDRLRFYRRERGRIERIDGPAEVPAEEDMVIRAARLLASRHEVPSGVAIALDKRIPMQAGLGGGSSDAATALLALNRLWGLGLGLEVLAELGLSLGADVPVFVHGRAAWVEGIGERLTPVDFPTGVYLLLEPGVRVSTASVFQDAELTRNSPVTTIRDFLSGAGRNDCLATVCRRYPEIAEALDFIDKFGNARLTGTGACVFAAMPDERAARGALAQLPPRWRGHVVHGLNRSPAWDHPALDR, encoded by the coding sequence ATGAACCGGGGTGCGGCGCTGGGTCCGGATTCGCCCTGGCTGGCGCCTGCAAAACTTAATCTGTGCCTGCATATCCTCGGGCGGCGTGCGGATGGCTATCACCTGCTGCAAAGCGCCATCCAATTCATCGATCTATGCGATCGGTTGAGATTCTACCGGCGCGAGCGAGGCCGGATCGAGCGTATCGACGGACCGGCCGAGGTTCCCGCCGAGGAGGACATGGTCATCCGTGCCGCACGCCTGCTGGCCTCCCGCCATGAGGTTCCATCCGGGGTCGCCATCGCGCTCGACAAGCGTATTCCGATGCAGGCCGGCCTGGGCGGGGGCAGTTCGGATGCCGCCACCGCGCTGCTGGCATTGAACCGACTGTGGGGGCTGGGACTGGGCCTGGAGGTGCTGGCGGAGCTGGGCTTGAGTCTCGGGGCGGATGTGCCGGTGTTCGTGCATGGGCGGGCCGCCTGGGTGGAGGGTATCGGGGAACGTCTCACGCCGGTGGATTTTCCTACCGGGGTTTATTTGCTGCTGGAACCGGGGGTGCGGGTGAGTACGGCCTCCGTGTTTCAGGATGCTGAATTGACACGTAATTCCCCCGTCACGACAATACGCGACTTTCTCTCCGGGGCGGGCCGCAACGATTGTCTCGCCACGGTGTGCAGACGCTATCCAGAGATCGCTGAAGCGCTTGATTTTATTGATAAATTCGGAAATGCAAGGCTGACCGGAACAGGTGCTTGCGTGTTTGCGGCCATGCCTGATGAGCGCGCGGCGCGCGGCGCACTGGCACAATTGCCGCCACGCTGGCGCGGCCATGTCGTACATGGATTGAACCGCTCGCCGGCATGGGATCATCCTGCACTCGATCGCTGA
- a CDS encoding ribose-phosphate diphosphokinase: protein MDRSTMAVFAGSANRQLAHDIARHMMVPLGRASVGRFSDGETTVELLENVRGRDIFIVQPTSPPANEHVMELLVMVDACRRASAARITAVVPYFGYARQDRRPRATRVPITAKLVANMIASAGVDRVLTVDLHADQIQGFFDIPVDNVYASPVLLGDVWRRKYDNLMVVSPDVGGVVRARALAKRLDDAELAIIDKRRPRANESEVMNIIGEVAGKTCVLVDDLVDTAGTLCHAAQALKKAGAQKVYAYITHAVLSGPAIERITKSDLDELVVTDTIPLSEAARQCTKIRQLSVAGLLAETMRRIRDEESVSSLYID, encoded by the coding sequence ATGGATCGTTCAACGATGGCGGTATTCGCGGGCAGTGCCAATCGGCAGCTCGCCCACGATATCGCCCGCCATATGATGGTGCCGCTGGGCCGCGCGTCCGTCGGCCGCTTCAGCGATGGCGAGACGACGGTCGAGCTGCTGGAGAATGTCCGCGGCCGCGATATTTTCATCGTCCAGCCGACCTCGCCGCCGGCAAACGAACATGTGATGGAACTGCTGGTGATGGTCGATGCCTGCCGGCGGGCTTCCGCGGCGCGCATCACCGCCGTCGTGCCCTACTTCGGCTATGCTCGTCAGGATCGGCGGCCGCGCGCCACGCGAGTGCCGATCACCGCCAAGCTGGTCGCGAACATGATCGCGAGTGCCGGTGTCGATCGTGTGCTGACCGTCGATCTGCATGCCGATCAGATCCAGGGCTTCTTCGATATCCCGGTGGACAATGTATATGCCTCGCCGGTGTTGTTGGGCGACGTCTGGCGGCGCAAGTATGACAATCTCATGGTGGTCTCGCCGGATGTGGGCGGAGTGGTGCGCGCCCGGGCCTTGGCGAAACGTCTGGACGATGCGGAACTGGCGATCATCGATAAACGCCGTCCGCGCGCCAATGAATCGGAGGTAATGAACATTATCGGCGAGGTGGCCGGCAAGACCTGCGTGCTGGTCGATGACCTGGTCGATACCGCCGGCACTTTGTGCCATGCGGCGCAGGCGCTCAAGAAGGCGGGAGCGCAAAAAGTGTACGCCTATATCACGCATGCGGTGTTGTCGGGACCGGCGATCGAGCGGATTACGAAGTCCGATCTCGATGAACTGGTCGTGACGGATACGATTCCGCTGTCGGAGGCCGCCAGGCAATGCACGAAGATTCGCCAGCTCAGCGTGGCTGGACTGTTGGCGGAAACGATGCGGCGCATCCGCGACGAGGAGAGCGTCAGCTCGCTTTATATCGATTAA
- a CDS encoding 50S ribosomal protein L25/general stress protein Ctc, with the protein MKTSFELVADPREVQGKGASRRLRRAGKVPAILYGGGAEPVQLVLDQQNLLTMTANERFFSTILSVKSGGKVQPAILKDLQRHPAKNQILHMDLLRVLEDEKIRMMVPLHFVGAAGSPGVKTQGGSVSHLLNEAEVSCLPKDLPESLVVDLSEMEINQMKRLSDIPLPEGVELTALTHGRDEAIVSMHRPRAEEAEAPAAAAAAGGDAKKDEAAAGAKKDAGKK; encoded by the coding sequence ATGAAAACTTCTTTTGAACTCGTCGCCGATCCGCGCGAGGTGCAGGGGAAAGGTGCGAGCCGCCGCCTGCGTCGAGCCGGAAAGGTTCCGGCGATCCTGTATGGCGGCGGTGCGGAGCCGGTGCAGCTGGTTCTGGACCAGCAGAACTTGTTGACCATGACCGCCAATGAGCGGTTCTTTTCCACCATCCTGTCCGTGAAAAGCGGCGGCAAGGTGCAGCCAGCGATCCTCAAGGATTTGCAGCGTCATCCGGCAAAGAACCAGATCCTGCACATGGATCTGCTGCGTGTGCTGGAAGATGAGAAGATCCGTATGATGGTGCCGTTGCACTTTGTCGGTGCCGCAGGTTCCCCGGGCGTCAAGACGCAGGGCGGTTCGGTGTCGCATCTGCTCAACGAGGCGGAGGTCAGCTGCCTGCCGAAGGATCTGCCGGAATCGCTGGTGGTGGATCTGTCCGAGATGGAAATCAACCAGATGAAGCGCCTGTCGGATATTCCGCTGCCGGAAGGTGTGGAACTGACGGCGCTGACCCACGGCCGCGACGAAGCGATCGTCTCCATGCATCGTCCACGCGCCGAGGAGGCGGAAGCGCCTGCCGCGGCGGCGGCGGCTGGCGGCGATGCGAAAAAGGACGAGGCTGCGGCGGGCGCCAAGAAGGACGCCGGCAAGAAGTAA
- the pth gene encoding aminoacyl-tRNA hydrolase — translation MPGTALKIIVGLGNPGPEYLLTRHNAGFWFVDALAARLGGHFRGQGKFHGDICRTTIAAGEITLLKPMIYMNRCGLAVRALSDYLQVPPEEILIVHDELDLPPGEARFKFAGGAGGHNGLRDAISHIGTGFWRLRLGVGHPGERSEVIDYVLRRAPKAEEDVILDTVQRALDALETFLEQGSERAMNDLHRKK, via the coding sequence ATGCCTGGCACTGCCTTGAAAATCATCGTCGGGCTCGGCAATCCCGGTCCCGAGTATTTGCTGACGCGCCATAACGCAGGTTTCTGGTTCGTCGATGCGCTGGCGGCCCGCCTCGGTGGTCATTTTCGCGGGCAAGGAAAGTTTCACGGCGATATTTGCCGGACAACGATCGCAGCCGGGGAAATCACGCTGCTCAAGCCCATGATCTACATGAATCGCTGCGGCTTGGCAGTGAGGGCCTTGTCCGATTACTTGCAAGTTCCACCTGAGGAAATCCTGATCGTCCATGACGAGCTGGATCTGCCGCCCGGCGAGGCGCGCTTCAAGTTCGCCGGCGGCGCCGGCGGCCATAACGGGCTGCGCGATGCGATCAGTCATATCGGCACCGGCTTCTGGCGCCTGCGCCTGGGCGTCGGTCATCCCGGCGAGCGCTCGGAAGTAATCGATTATGTATTGCGCCGCGCGCCGAAAGCGGAAGAGGACGTCATCCTGGATACGGTGCAGCGGGCCCTGGATGCGCTGGAGACGTTTCTGGAACAGGGATCCGAGCGCGCCATGAACGATCTGCACAGGAAGAAATAA
- the ychF gene encoding redox-regulated ATPase YchF codes for MAIKCGIVGLPNVGKSTLFNALTRAQIAAENYPFCTIDPNVGVVPVPDPRLDSLASIVKPERILPATVEFVDIAGLVAGASKGEGLGNKFLSHIRETDAIAHVVRCFEDDDVVHVAGRIKPLDDIAVIDTELALADLDTIERGLLRAEKASKAGDKDAIRLRDLLKGLRDHLDAGRPARSLRLDADERRLLHDLHLITLKPLMYVANVAENGFENNPHLDAVRVLAADEGAEVVAVCAAIEAEIAQLEEADRADFLNDLGLEEPGLNRVIRAGYALLGLQTYFTAGVKEVRAWTVRVGATAPQAAAVIHTDFEKGFIRAEVIAYEDFLRYKGEQGAKEAGRMRLEGKEYVVQEGDVMHFRFNV; via the coding sequence ATGGCCATCAAATGCGGTATCGTCGGCCTGCCCAATGTCGGCAAGTCGACGCTCTTCAATGCGCTCACGCGGGCGCAGATCGCCGCGGAGAATTATCCGTTCTGCACGATCGATCCGAACGTCGGCGTGGTGCCGGTGCCCGATCCACGTCTGGATTCTCTGGCGAGCATCGTCAAACCTGAACGTATCCTGCCGGCCACGGTGGAGTTCGTGGATATCGCCGGACTGGTGGCCGGGGCGTCCAAGGGAGAGGGGCTGGGCAACAAGTTCCTGTCCCACATCCGGGAAACCGATGCGATTGCACATGTCGTACGTTGTTTCGAGGATGACGATGTGGTGCACGTGGCTGGACGCATCAAGCCTCTGGACGATATCGCGGTCATCGACACCGAGCTGGCGCTGGCCGATTTGGACACGATCGAGCGGGGGCTGCTGCGCGCGGAGAAGGCCTCCAAGGCGGGTGACAAGGATGCGATCCGTCTGCGCGATTTGCTCAAGGGCCTGCGCGATCACCTGGACGCGGGCCGGCCGGCACGTTCGCTGCGCCTGGATGCCGACGAACGCCGGCTGTTGCATGATCTGCATCTGATCACGCTCAAGCCCCTCATGTACGTGGCGAACGTGGCGGAAAACGGCTTCGAGAACAACCCGCATCTGGACGCGGTCAGGGTGCTGGCAGCCGACGAAGGCGCCGAAGTGGTGGCGGTGTGCGCCGCAATCGAGGCGGAGATCGCGCAGCTGGAAGAGGCCGACCGCGCTGATTTTCTCAATGATCTCGGCCTGGAGGAGCCGGGTCTGAATCGGGTCATTCGCGCCGGCTATGCCTTGCTGGGGCTGCAGACCTATTTCACCGCCGGGGTGAAGGAGGTGCGTGCCTGGACCGTGCGGGTGGGCGCGACGGCGCCGCAGGCCGCCGCCGTCATTCATACGGATTTCGAGAAGGGATTCATTCGCGCCGAGGTCATCGCCTATGAGGATTTCCTGCGTTACAAGGGCGAGCAGGGGGCGAAGGAGGCTGGACGGATGCGCCTGGAAGGCAAGGAGTACGTCGTCCAGGAGGGGGACGTGATGCACTTTCGGTTCAACGTGTGA
- a CDS encoding tyrosine-type recombinase/integrase, which yields MLTDAHCRAAKPKEQLYRLNDLRGLYLEVKPNGVKAWRYRFKLGGKGSWFALGDYPTVSLAEARDKCEEARKLVKQGINPVQHRQLERLKREQDSANTFETVAKEWLALRDWEDITKKRRLDMLERVVFPSIGKLPVRDITPAHVLDILTKTVKRGAPTVAAEAKRTMSGIFELAVATLRADNDPVWPVRKALPANKTQHKTALTTAQIGKLLNDFDNHRCGYQVNFCIQLMWWTLARPSEAAEAEWAEFDLDAALWTIPARRMKARREHVVPLPTQAIEMLRRLHAISGDRTHIFPGRDDRNRPMSVHSIRQALKVLGWSGTYSPHGTRTTGSTRLNEMGYRPDAIEAQLAHAEPNSVRRTYNHATYLEERRGMMQAWADKLEIWKRESTGEVSRTQ from the coding sequence GTGCTTACAGATGCCCACTGCCGTGCTGCCAAACCGAAGGAGCAGCTCTACCGCCTGAATGACCTTCGCGGCCTTTACCTCGAAGTGAAGCCCAATGGGGTCAAGGCTTGGCGCTACCGCTTCAAGCTGGGCGGTAAGGGGTCGTGGTTTGCGCTGGGCGACTACCCCACCGTCAGCCTTGCCGAAGCGCGGGACAAGTGCGAGGAAGCGCGGAAGCTGGTCAAGCAAGGCATCAACCCCGTCCAGCATCGGCAGCTTGAGCGCCTCAAGCGCGAACAGGATTCCGCCAATACCTTCGAGACCGTCGCCAAAGAGTGGCTGGCTCTGCGGGACTGGGAGGACATCACCAAGAAACGCCGCCTGGACATGCTGGAGCGGGTGGTCTTCCCCAGCATCGGCAAGCTCCCGGTGCGCGACATCACCCCGGCGCACGTTCTCGACATCCTCACCAAGACCGTGAAGCGCGGTGCGCCGACCGTCGCCGCCGAAGCGAAACGCACCATGTCCGGCATCTTCGAACTGGCGGTCGCCACCTTGCGGGCAGACAACGATCCCGTCTGGCCCGTCCGCAAGGCGTTGCCCGCCAACAAGACGCAACACAAGACGGCGCTGACCACTGCGCAGATCGGCAAGCTGCTCAACGACTTCGACAACCACCGCTGCGGCTATCAGGTCAATTTCTGCATACAGTTGATGTGGTGGACACTGGCGCGTCCCAGCGAAGCGGCAGAAGCGGAATGGGCTGAATTCGATCTCGATGCCGCGCTTTGGACGATCCCAGCCCGGCGCATGAAAGCCCGCCGCGAGCATGTGGTGCCGCTGCCAACGCAGGCCATAGAGATGTTGCGTCGCCTGCACGCCATCAGCGGCGACCGGACGCACATCTTCCCCGGCAGGGATGACCGCAACAGGCCGATGTCGGTACATTCGATCCGGCAGGCGCTCAAGGTACTGGGCTGGAGTGGCACCTACAGCCCGCATGGCACCAGAACCACGGGCAGCACCCGGCTGAACGAAATGGGCTATCGCCCGGATGCCATTGAAGCGCAGCTTGCCCACGCGGAACCCAACTCGGTGCGCCGCACCTACAACCATGCCACCTACCTCGAAGAGCGGCGGGGCATGATGCAGGCGTGGGCGGACAAGCTCGAAATCTGGAAGCGGGAGAGCACAGGTGAAGTCAGTAGAACACAGTGA
- a CDS encoding type I restriction-modification system subunit M, producing MTEFEKQRLGKTLWAIADQLRGAMNADDFRDYMLAFLFLRYLSDNYEAAAQKELGPDYPQQIDGSVSTPLQLWYECNLDDVPEFEKQMRRKVHYVIEPQYLWGNIAEMARTQDAELLHTLQKGFKYIEEESFASTFRGLFSEINLASDKLGKTYSERNARLCKIIAEIAKGLGQFSTDSDTLGDAYEYLIGQFAAGSGKKAGEFYTPQRISDILSAIVTLDSQEPATGKRSHLDSVFDFACGSGSLLLNVRRLMGPHGIGKIYGQEKNITTYNLARMNMLLHGVKDSEFEIFHGDTLLNEWDMLRETNPAKMPKFDAVMANPPFSYRWEPSEALGEDVRFKNYGLAPKSAADFAFLLHGFHFLKQDGVMAIILPHGVLFRGGAEARIRTKLLKDGHIDTVIGLPANLFFSTGIPVCILVLKKCKKPDDVLFINAAEHYEKGKRQNQLLPEHIDQIIDTYRYRKEAPRYSRRVSMEEIEKNDFNLNISRYVSTAQTEEEIDLAAVHADLVAAEKKIADAKARHNQYLAELGLPPLP from the coding sequence ATGACTGAATTCGAAAAACAAAGGCTAGGCAAGACCCTCTGGGCCATCGCCGACCAGTTGCGTGGCGCGATGAATGCGGACGACTTCCGCGATTACATGCTGGCTTTTCTCTTCCTTCGCTATCTGTCGGACAACTACGAGGCCGCCGCTCAGAAGGAGCTGGGGCCAGACTATCCGCAGCAGATTGATGGCTCAGTCTCTACGCCGTTGCAGCTCTGGTACGAATGCAACCTGGACGATGTGCCGGAATTCGAGAAGCAGATGCGCCGCAAGGTGCATTATGTGATCGAACCCCAATACCTGTGGGGCAACATCGCCGAGATGGCGCGCACGCAGGATGCCGAGCTGCTGCACACTTTGCAAAAAGGCTTCAAGTACATCGAGGAAGAGTCCTTCGCCAGCACCTTCCGGGGCCTGTTCTCAGAGATCAATCTGGCGTCGGATAAGCTGGGCAAAACCTACAGCGAGCGCAATGCCCGCCTGTGCAAGATCATCGCCGAGATCGCCAAGGGACTGGGGCAGTTCTCTACCGACAGTGACACGCTGGGCGATGCCTACGAGTACCTGATCGGCCAGTTTGCGGCAGGCTCGGGCAAGAAGGCTGGCGAGTTCTATACGCCGCAGCGCATTTCAGACATCTTGTCGGCCATCGTCACGCTGGACAGCCAGGAGCCTGCCACAGGCAAGCGCTCGCATCTGGATAGTGTCTTCGACTTTGCCTGTGGCTCGGGCTCCTTGCTGCTCAATGTGCGCCGCCTGATGGGGCCGCATGGCATTGGTAAGATTTACGGCCAGGAGAAGAACATCACCACCTACAACCTGGCGCGCATGAACATGCTGCTGCACGGGGTGAAGGACTCGGAGTTCGAGATTTTCCATGGCGATACCCTGCTCAACGAGTGGGACATGTTGCGCGAAACCAACCCAGCGAAGATGCCGAAGTTCGACGCGGTGATGGCCAACCCGCCGTTCAGCTATCGCTGGGAGCCAAGCGAGGCGCTGGGCGAAGACGTGCGCTTCAAGAATTACGGCCTGGCACCGAAGTCCGCCGCTGACTTTGCCTTCCTGCTACATGGCTTCCATTTCCTCAAGCAAGACGGTGTGATGGCGATCATCCTGCCCCACGGTGTGCTGTTCCGGGGTGGGGCCGAGGCGCGCATTCGCACCAAACTGCTCAAGGATGGGCACATCGACACCGTGATCGGCCTACCAGCCAACCTGTTCTTCTCCACTGGCATACCGGTGTGCATCCTAGTGCTGAAAAAGTGCAAGAAGCCGGACGACGTGCTGTTCATCAATGCCGCCGAGCATTATGAGAAGGGCAAACGCCAGAACCAGCTCTTGCCGGAGCACATTGACCAAATCATCGACACCTACCGCTACCGCAAGGAAGCGCCGCGTTACTCTCGCCGGGTGAGCATGGAAGAAATCGAGAAAAACGATTTCAACCTGAACATCTCGCGCTACGTGAGCACCGCGCAAACTGAGGAAGAGATCGACCTGGCAGCGGTTCATGCCGACCTGGTTGCCGCCGAGAAGAAGATTGCAGACGCCAAGGCGCGCCACAATCAGTATCTGGCTGAGTTGGGGTTGCCTCCGTTACCTTGA